In a genomic window of Aggregatimonas sangjinii:
- a CDS encoding trans-sulfuration enzyme family protein, whose product MNQRKKGLNTICTHTGEVKDEQFKGAISPLYMSTSYAFEDVDVKRYPRYFNTPNQEALSKKVAALEHAEAGLIFGSGMAAVSTALMAFLKAGDHIVLQRAIYGGTYNLVNEEFERFGIEFSFTDGFRPEDFEAKIKANTKVIYIETPSNPLLAITDLAATAELAKKHGLISMIDNTFASPVNQNPIDFGIDVVIHSATKYMGGHSDICAGAVATTQENIERIFSLAKNLGGSLSDYTVWLLERSMKTMGIRVRAQNENAQKMAEFLHAHDDIENVYYPGLPSHPDYELAKSQMHGFGGMMSFELEEGLDASRFQKELQLIKSSMSLAGVESTVLSPSQTSHALLGPEERTHQGIKDGLIRFSVGIEETKDLIADIEQALKKVRNATVVATH is encoded by the coding sequence ATGAATCAAAGAAAAAAAGGCCTGAATACAATTTGCACCCATACCGGGGAGGTAAAGGACGAACAGTTTAAAGGGGCGATTTCTCCCTTGTATATGAGTACTTCATATGCTTTTGAGGATGTGGATGTAAAGCGATACCCCAGGTATTTCAATACCCCCAACCAGGAAGCACTTAGCAAAAAAGTGGCCGCATTGGAGCACGCAGAAGCCGGTTTGATTTTCGGTAGCGGAATGGCTGCGGTCAGTACCGCACTCATGGCGTTCCTAAAAGCTGGAGACCACATTGTCCTGCAACGTGCGATTTATGGGGGAACCTATAATCTGGTCAATGAGGAATTTGAACGTTTTGGTATCGAATTTTCGTTTACCGATGGCTTTCGCCCCGAAGATTTTGAGGCCAAAATAAAAGCGAATACCAAGGTCATTTATATCGAAACACCTTCGAATCCCTTACTGGCCATTACCGATTTGGCAGCAACGGCCGAATTGGCGAAAAAGCATGGCCTGATTTCCATGATCGACAATACCTTCGCGAGTCCGGTAAACCAAAACCCGATCGATTTCGGTATTGATGTGGTCATCCATAGTGCCACGAAATATATGGGAGGACACTCTGATATCTGTGCCGGTGCAGTGGCTACCACACAGGAAAATATCGAACGAATCTTCAGTTTGGCTAAGAATTTAGGGGGTAGTCTTAGTGATTACACGGTTTGGCTACTTGAACGAAGCATGAAGACCATGGGCATACGTGTCCGCGCGCAAAACGAAAATGCCCAAAAAATGGCTGAATTTCTTCATGCCCATGATGACATTGAAAATGTATACTATCCCGGTTTACCTTCACATCCCGATTACGAATTGGCCAAATCGCAGATGCACGGTTTCGGGGGAATGATGTCTTTTGAACTCGAAGAGGGGTTGGATGCTAGTCGATTCCAAAAAGAACTGCAATTGATTAAATCCTCAATGAGCTTGGCAGGGGTAGAGAGCACGGTGCTTTCTCCATCCCAGACGAGCCATGCACTTTTGGGTCCTGAAGAAAGAACGCATCAGGGAATAAAAGATGGTTTAATTCGTTTTTCCGTTGGTATCGAGGAGACTAAAGATTTGATAGCCGATATCGAACAAGCGTTGAAAAAAGTAAGGAATGCCACTGTGGTCGCGACCCACTAA
- the ccsA gene encoding cytochrome c biogenesis protein produces the protein MLELLKKSLFSTRLMAVLFLVFATSMAFGTFIESSYSTETARIWIYNTWWFEAIMVFFVINFIGNMFRYRLFRWEKWPVLVLHLSWILIILGAFVTRYISFEGMMPIREGETEKIFYSDKTYLTAYVDGQIDGEPRRKVLEDDLMVTPEALKTNLPWKSDYNSQEFKIEYVDFINGAEEGLIPDENGNEYLKIVEAGDGQRHEHFLESGKVASIHNVLFALNKSTDGAINIFTTDSVYQINSPFEGDFMRMADQMKGEVIKDSLQELQLRSLYNTAGMQFVIPEPVVKGRNGIVKVPSDKITEATADALVVRVSSNGETVEKKLLGGKGQIGQFTKKFKVGGLDFMLRFGPKEYELPFQIKLNDFIAEKYPGTEAGYASFMSKVTIEDERPFDYDIYMNNILDHKGYRFFQSGFDPDEKGTNLSVNHDQWGTNITYAGYFLLYAGLLGIMFFGKTRFKDLARSLDKLEKKKKTLTTVVMLAMTLGLSAQEHSGDDGHDHSTSATLQENSTTDGNDPAESSSVEVHSPDDGHDHSQKAPTQQQIDSLLEKTKVSEEHAAKFGKLIIQDEGGRMKPINTFSSELLRKLSRSDKFNDMNADQVFLSMMMSPALWYNNEFIILDKMAKNDSIRHVLGVPEGQKYVKATDFFDENARYKLEPVLRQATATNNPTKFESDVKDANIRMGLLDQALQGSIVKIFPLLNDENNKWISALEYRGGQYQVADSLYGNFIKNALPYYLTQVQKGIQTGNYEEADKMLAAFEQNQKNNGGEVMPSKQKVEMEVVYNKLNIFKHLYRAYALVGILMFFVLIFQIFKNRSIWRMAVYFFKGCIIILFLWHTAGLVMRWYISGHAPWSNAYESILYVAWATMAIGLALGRKSNMTIAASAFVVSMLLMIANWNWVDPAIGNLVPVLDSYWLMIHVSVIVGSYGPLAVSMILGLASLILIVLTTKKNKSRMELNLKELTVINEIALTIGLIMLTIGNFLGGQWANESWGRYWGWDPKETWALISIMVYAFVIHTRLVPGLRGKWTFNFLSVVAFYSILMTYFGVNYYLVGLHSYGQSGAAAITPDYVWYIALGTLIFGGFSFWRYRVNYVK, from the coding sequence ATGTTGGAACTTCTTAAGAAATCGCTCTTTTCTACTCGTTTAATGGCCGTTCTGTTTCTGGTTTTTGCTACCTCGATGGCTTTCGGCACTTTTATCGAAAGTTCATACAGTACCGAAACTGCACGCATTTGGATTTACAATACCTGGTGGTTCGAGGCCATAATGGTATTCTTCGTCATCAATTTTATTGGCAACATGTTTCGATACCGTCTCTTTAGATGGGAGAAATGGCCCGTTTTGGTGTTGCATTTGAGTTGGATTTTAATAATCCTTGGTGCCTTCGTAACGCGCTATATCAGCTTCGAAGGGATGATGCCGATTCGAGAGGGAGAAACCGAGAAGATCTTTTATTCGGACAAAACTTATTTGACTGCATATGTGGATGGGCAAATCGATGGGGAACCAAGACGTAAGGTCCTTGAGGACGACCTTATGGTCACTCCGGAAGCCCTAAAAACGAATCTTCCGTGGAAATCCGATTACAATTCGCAAGAGTTTAAGATAGAATATGTTGATTTTATCAATGGGGCGGAAGAGGGGCTGATTCCGGATGAGAATGGTAACGAATACTTGAAAATCGTAGAGGCCGGCGATGGCCAGCGGCACGAACATTTTCTGGAGAGTGGCAAGGTGGCCAGTATTCACAACGTCCTGTTCGCTTTGAACAAATCTACCGACGGGGCCATCAACATTTTTACGACCGATAGCGTATACCAAATCAATTCGCCTTTTGAAGGGGATTTCATGCGCATGGCCGACCAAATGAAGGGCGAGGTCATTAAGGATAGCTTGCAGGAATTGCAATTGCGTTCGCTTTACAATACCGCGGGCATGCAGTTCGTGATACCCGAACCGGTGGTAAAGGGTAGGAATGGAATTGTAAAAGTACCTAGCGACAAAATTACCGAGGCAACGGCCGATGCCCTTGTCGTCAGGGTATCTTCGAATGGAGAAACCGTGGAAAAGAAATTGTTAGGGGGAAAAGGGCAAATAGGTCAGTTTACCAAAAAATTTAAGGTGGGTGGCCTAGACTTTATGCTCCGCTTTGGTCCTAAGGAGTATGAACTGCCCTTTCAGATCAAATTGAACGATTTTATCGCTGAAAAATATCCGGGAACCGAAGCCGGCTATGCTTCTTTCATGAGCAAGGTGACCATAGAGGATGAGCGCCCATTTGATTATGACATCTACATGAACAATATTCTTGACCATAAAGGGTATCGGTTTTTCCAATCCGGATTTGATCCCGATGAAAAAGGCACGAACTTATCGGTAAACCACGATCAATGGGGTACGAATATTACCTATGCTGGCTATTTCTTACTCTATGCCGGCCTTCTGGGAATTATGTTCTTTGGAAAAACACGTTTCAAAGATTTAGCGCGTTCCCTTGATAAGTTGGAGAAAAAAAAGAAAACCTTGACCACCGTTGTGATGCTGGCCATGACCCTTGGTTTATCCGCTCAGGAGCATTCGGGAGATGACGGTCACGATCATTCAACTTCAGCTACCCTGCAGGAAAATTCCACCACCGATGGAAATGACCCGGCCGAAAGCAGCTCTGTTGAGGTACATTCGCCCGACGATGGGCATGACCATTCGCAAAAGGCCCCTACGCAGCAGCAAATAGATTCCCTTTTGGAAAAGACAAAGGTTTCCGAGGAGCACGCCGCGAAGTTCGGAAAACTGATCATTCAGGACGAAGGCGGGCGCATGAAACCCATAAATACCTTTTCTTCCGAACTGTTGCGAAAATTAAGTAGAAGCGACAAATTTAATGACATGAATGCCGACCAGGTATTCCTATCAATGATGATGAGTCCGGCGTTGTGGTACAATAATGAATTCATTATTTTGGACAAAATGGCGAAAAATGACAGTATACGCCATGTCTTGGGGGTTCCGGAAGGTCAGAAATACGTAAAGGCGACGGATTTTTTCGATGAAAACGCGCGATACAAACTTGAACCGGTCTTAAGGCAGGCTACGGCGACGAACAATCCGACCAAGTTCGAGAGCGATGTCAAAGATGCCAATATTCGAATGGGTCTTTTAGATCAAGCCTTACAAGGTAGTATCGTAAAGATTTTTCCGCTGTTGAACGACGAGAACAATAAATGGATATCCGCTTTGGAATACCGCGGTGGGCAATATCAGGTCGCCGATTCGCTCTATGGGAATTTTATCAAAAATGCACTTCCCTATTATTTAACGCAGGTGCAAAAAGGAATTCAGACCGGCAATTATGAGGAAGCGGATAAGATGCTGGCCGCATTTGAACAGAATCAGAAAAATAATGGGGGAGAGGTGATGCCTTCTAAGCAAAAAGTAGAAATGGAAGTGGTCTACAATAAGCTGAATATCTTTAAGCACCTGTACCGCGCTTATGCGCTGGTGGGGATACTGATGTTCTTTGTATTGATTTTTCAGATTTTTAAGAATCGCAGTATTTGGCGTATGGCGGTCTATTTTTTTAAAGGGTGTATCATCATCCTATTTTTATGGCATACGGCCGGCCTGGTCATGCGTTGGTATATTTCGGGTCATGCTCCTTGGTCGAACGCCTATGAGAGTATCCTGTACGTAGCGTGGGCGACGATGGCCATTGGCCTTGCCTTGGGTCGGAAAAGCAATATGACCATTGCCGCCTCGGCCTTCGTGGTATCGATGTTGTTGATGATCGCGAACTGGAACTGGGTAGACCCCGCCATCGGCAACCTGGTTCCCGTTTTGGATAGTTATTGGCTTATGATTCATGTATCCGTAATCGTGGGCAGTTATGGACCGTTGGCGGTATCGATGATACTTGGCCTTGCGAGCCTCATATTGATCGTGTTGACAACTAAAAAGAACAAGTCCCGAATGGAACTCAATCTTAAAGAACTTACCGTCATCAATGAAATCGCATTGACCATCGGGTTGATCATGTTGACCATCGGAAACTTTTTGGGCGGACAATGGGCTAATGAAAGTTGGGGTAGGTATTGGGGTTGGGACCCTAAGGAAACCTGGGCGCTCATCTCCATAATGGTATACGCCTTTGTCATACACACGCGTTTAGTGCCCGGGCTTCGCGGAAAATGGACGTTCAACTTCTTAAGCGTGGTGGCATTTTACAGCATCCTGATGACGTATTTCGGCGTAAACTATTACCTCGTCGGTCTGCACAGTTACGGGCAGAGTGGTGCTGCCGCTATAACCCCGGATTACGTATGGTACATTGCTTTAGGTACTTTGATTTTTGGGGGTTTCAGTTTTTGGAGGTATCGCGTGAACTATGTGAAGTAG
- the bshB1 gene encoding bacillithiol biosynthesis deacetylase BshB1: MKLDILAFGAHPDDVELGAGATLAKEIANGKKVGIVDLTRGELGTRGTAEIRDKEAASAAQILGVAVRENLGFSDGFFVNDKTHQLEVIRMVRKYRPEIVLCNAIDDRHIDHGKGSSLVSDACYLSGLVKIDTWADGKSQEKWRPELVYHYIQWKNLVPDFVVDVSGFIEKKTAAILAYSSQFYDPDSAEPETPISSKNFIDSVNYRARDLGRMIGVEHAEGFNVERFVAVNTLDDLI, from the coding sequence ATGAAACTAGATATCCTTGCCTTTGGCGCGCACCCCGATGATGTAGAGCTCGGCGCCGGCGCTACCCTAGCTAAAGAGATTGCCAATGGTAAGAAAGTCGGTATTGTAGACCTGACCAGAGGAGAGCTGGGTACTCGGGGTACCGCTGAGATAAGAGACAAGGAAGCAGCTTCCGCAGCACAAATTTTAGGAGTGGCCGTGCGTGAAAACTTGGGTTTTTCCGATGGGTTTTTCGTGAACGATAAGACGCACCAACTCGAAGTCATCAGAATGGTTCGAAAATACCGACCTGAAATCGTGTTGTGCAATGCCATAGACGATAGGCATATTGATCACGGAAAAGGAAGCAGTCTGGTAAGCGATGCCTGCTATCTTAGTGGCCTGGTGAAAATAGACACTTGGGCAGATGGGAAATCCCAAGAAAAATGGCGGCCCGAACTGGTTTACCATTATATACAATGGAAGAATCTCGTTCCCGATTTTGTGGTGGATGTTTCAGGGTTCATTGAAAAGAAAACAGCGGCTATTCTCGCCTATAGCTCTCAATTCTATGATCCTGATAGCGCAGAACCGGAAACGCCGATCAGTAGCAAAAACTTTATTGATAGCGTAAATTATCGCGCTAGGGATTTAGGACGGATGATAGGAGTGGAACACGCCGAAGGATTCAATGTAGAACGTTTCGTAGCAGTGAACACGCTTGACGACCTTATCTAG
- a CDS encoding membrane metalloprotease has protein sequence MRSFLPFFICTTILFSCSNDKDQDFIDILDPDGNKQEVDKNLNKKSVGDSANDMLSDTNFSRIAFELYYVDGQEPSTQTVQNFESFLSARLNKSGGISVELSPIASPGKEVYSITDIRNIEDDIRKTYNTDDTVSVFGIFIDGEYAENTENGSVLGVAYRNTSFVVFEETIKQFSGQALAPSRTTLETVVTNHEFGHLLGLVNAGTTPQSDHQDVAHGRHCTVESCLMFWTAETGEGLLNMLSGGSIPELDAQCLADLAANGGK, from the coding sequence ATGCGCTCATTCCTCCCCTTCTTTATCTGTACTACCATCTTATTTTCTTGCTCAAATGACAAGGACCAGGACTTTATAGATATTCTGGACCCTGATGGCAATAAACAGGAAGTGGACAAGAATTTGAACAAAAAATCCGTCGGGGATTCGGCCAATGATATGTTGTCAGATACCAACTTCTCTAGAATTGCCTTCGAATTATACTATGTAGACGGACAAGAACCAAGCACGCAAACGGTTCAGAACTTCGAATCCTTTCTTTCCGCCCGTTTAAATAAATCAGGTGGAATAAGCGTCGAATTGTCACCGATAGCTTCGCCGGGAAAAGAGGTATACTCCATTACGGATATTCGGAATATCGAAGATGATATCCGAAAAACCTACAATACCGATGATACGGTCTCCGTGTTTGGCATTTTTATCGATGGGGAATATGCTGAAAATACCGAAAATGGGAGTGTGCTGGGAGTAGCCTATCGAAATACTTCTTTCGTCGTCTTCGAAGAGACCATAAAGCAGTTTAGCGGACAGGCTTTAGCCCCTAGCAGAACCACTTTGGAAACCGTTGTAACGAATCATGAATTCGGGCATTTATTAGGCCTGGTAAACGCCGGAACTACTCCGCAAAGCGACCATCAAGACGTGGCCCATGGCAGGCATTGTACCGTAGAATCCTGTTTAATGTTCTGGACGGCCGAAACTGGGGAAGGCCTTTTAAATATGCTAAGCGGCGGATCTATTCCCGAACTCGATGCACAATGTTTGGCAGATCTTGCGGCCAATGGCGGTAAGTAA
- a CDS encoding Maf family nucleotide pyrophosphatase, whose product MLKKRLEGRNIILASGSPRRHQFLEELDVPYEIRLKSIEEVYPTHLKAGEISDYLAELKAKPFNGTLEPKDILITSDTVVWHNGASLAKAADETEAFEMLQTLSGDWHEVITSVCFTTAQGSVTVHATTKVKFKKLTDDEINFYIENYSPYDKAGAYGIQEWLGHIGIEELQGSYTNVMGLPTHLVYETLTNMVS is encoded by the coding sequence ATGTTGAAAAAAAGGTTAGAAGGCAGGAATATTATCTTAGCTTCAGGCTCACCAAGAAGGCACCAATTTTTGGAGGAATTGGATGTTCCCTATGAGATTCGTTTAAAGTCAATCGAGGAGGTGTATCCGACCCACCTAAAAGCCGGGGAGATATCGGATTACTTGGCGGAATTGAAAGCGAAACCCTTCAATGGAACTTTAGAACCAAAGGATATCTTGATCACCTCCGATACCGTTGTCTGGCATAATGGTGCCTCTTTGGCGAAGGCAGCAGATGAAACGGAAGCTTTTGAGATGCTTCAAACACTTTCCGGCGATTGGCATGAAGTTATCACCTCGGTATGTTTCACCACTGCCCAAGGTTCCGTGACGGTACATGCAACGACCAAAGTAAAATTCAAGAAACTTACCGATGATGAAATCAACTTTTACATTGAGAACTATTCCCCTTACGACAAGGCAGGTGCATATGGCATTCAGGAATGGCTAGGACATATCGGCATCGAAGAACTACAAGGATCCTATACCAACGTTATGGGCCTCCCGACCCATTTGGTTTATGAAACGTTAACGAACATGGTGAGCTGA
- a CDS encoding KdsC family phosphatase, whose protein sequence is MEKSYKEYLADITTFVFDVDGVFTDGSLLIDGNGELLRKMSVKDGYALKTALAKGYNVCIITGGTNEGVKERLAGLGVADIYLGAHHKEKPFQEYLQRMGIAPKNVLYMGDDLPDIPPMQLAGLPTCPQDAVPEVKAVAKYISHKNGGEACVRDVIEQVLKVRGDWYGNYDAQNA, encoded by the coding sequence ATGGAGAAAAGTTATAAGGAATATTTAGCGGACATCACCACCTTCGTTTTTGATGTAGATGGCGTTTTTACAGACGGTAGCCTTTTGATCGACGGCAATGGGGAGCTCTTGCGTAAAATGAGCGTAAAAGACGGCTATGCGCTTAAAACAGCCTTGGCAAAGGGTTATAATGTCTGCATCATTACCGGAGGTACCAACGAAGGCGTGAAGGAACGATTGGCTGGATTGGGCGTCGCGGATATTTATCTTGGGGCGCACCATAAAGAGAAGCCTTTTCAAGAATATTTACAAAGAATGGGGATAGCCCCCAAAAATGTGCTGTATATGGGAGATGATCTACCGGACATCCCCCCGATGCAACTCGCCGGCCTGCCTACCTGTCCGCAGGACGCCGTTCCCGAAGTGAAGGCCGTGGCGAAATACATTTCCCACAAAAATGGTGGTGAAGCCTGTGTACGCGATGTCATAGAACAGGTGTTGAAAGTACGGGGCGACTGGTACGGTAATTATGATGCCCAAAATGCTTGA
- a CDS encoding Rossmann-like and DUF2520 domain-containing protein: MIRVVLLGTGNMAHHLYDAFSSTERVQVVQVVGRNKEALKHFENTSSDFGSIAQADIYIIAVNDLSISTVKQELTEINGLIVHTSGSVPIDDLKPNKNIGIFYPLQTFSKARKVDFWTVPICIEANSQENLNLLATLAKTISHRLYEINSEQRKTIHLAAVFANNFTNHLYDIAHEICVAHQVPFEILKPLILETAQKVQSHPPSSMQTGPARRNDTETIAKHLEQLGNQKQKEIYTLLSESIKENYGEKL, translated from the coding sequence ATGATTCGAGTCGTACTCCTAGGCACGGGCAACATGGCCCACCACCTTTATGATGCCTTTTCCTCCACTGAAAGAGTTCAAGTGGTTCAAGTCGTCGGCCGAAATAAGGAGGCGCTCAAACACTTCGAAAATACGAGCTCTGATTTTGGCTCGATAGCTCAAGCCGATATTTATATCATTGCAGTAAATGACCTCTCTATTTCAACTGTTAAACAAGAACTTACCGAAATAAATGGCTTAATAGTTCACACCTCGGGAAGCGTTCCTATAGACGATTTGAAACCCAACAAAAACATAGGTATCTTCTACCCACTGCAGACTTTTAGCAAAGCGCGAAAAGTTGATTTTTGGACCGTACCGATTTGTATTGAAGCCAATTCTCAAGAAAACCTGAACTTACTGGCAACCTTGGCAAAAACGATTTCCCACAGGCTATATGAAATAAATTCAGAGCAACGAAAAACAATACATTTAGCCGCTGTGTTCGCGAACAACTTCACGAATCACCTATATGATATCGCGCATGAAATCTGTGTCGCGCATCAAGTGCCTTTCGAAATTCTGAAACCATTGATCCTAGAAACTGCGCAAAAAGTGCAAAGCCATCCGCCGAGCAGCATGCAAACAGGTCCGGCCCGGAGAAATGATACCGAAACCATAGCAAAGCACTTAGAACAACTGGGAAATCAGAAACAAAAAGAAATCTACACGCTTTTGAGTGAATCAATTAAGGAAAATTATGGAGAAAAGTTATAA
- a CDS encoding MATE family efflux transporter, which yields MTQPYNTLTLKKLFRYFIEAVTGKENEFTTGSIRKAIFMLSIPMILEMMMESIFAIVDIAYVSQVSVNAVATIGLTESVITLVYAVAIGLSMAATAVVARRIGEKDVQGAKQAAVQAIALGVLVSLIVGVIGFLFAKEILALMGAEPDLIAEGYGYTQLLIGGNITILLLFLINAIFRGAGNASVAMWTLVLSNGLNIILDPIFIFGWGPIPEYGVMGAAIATNIGRGSAVLFQLAILFFGWSAIQIRFRDIVIRFKVMMNLIKVSLGGIAQFLIGTSSWVFLMRMMAEFGSEVLAGYTIAIRIMLFTLMPSWGMSNAAATLVGQNLGAKKPDRAETSVWKTGKYNAYFMGLVSLVYLFFAHELVGLFNDNAIVIKNGGLCLQIIAIGYIFYAYGMVVTQAFNGAGDTGTPTKINLVCFWMFQLPFAYLAAITFELGAMGVFIAITAAEVLLAIISIVWFRKGNWKKVEV from the coding sequence ATGACTCAACCGTACAATACCCTCACCTTAAAAAAACTATTCCGCTACTTTATTGAAGCTGTAACCGGAAAGGAGAATGAATTTACTACAGGGAGCATCCGCAAGGCAATCTTTATGCTATCCATTCCCATGATTTTGGAGATGATGATGGAATCTATTTTTGCCATTGTCGATATCGCCTATGTCTCACAAGTTAGTGTTAATGCGGTGGCTACCATTGGCCTTACCGAATCGGTAATTACCTTAGTGTACGCCGTGGCTATCGGCCTAAGTATGGCGGCCACTGCCGTCGTGGCCCGTAGAATCGGCGAGAAAGACGTGCAAGGGGCAAAACAAGCCGCTGTACAGGCCATCGCCCTTGGGGTATTGGTTTCGCTGATTGTTGGCGTTATCGGTTTTTTATTCGCAAAGGAGATATTGGCGCTGATGGGTGCGGAGCCCGATCTCATCGCTGAGGGCTACGGCTATACCCAGCTGTTAATCGGGGGTAATATCACCATTCTTTTGTTATTCCTGATCAATGCTATCTTCAGGGGAGCTGGTAATGCGTCGGTGGCGATGTGGACCTTGGTGCTTTCCAACGGATTGAATATTATTCTGGATCCGATATTTATCTTCGGATGGGGACCGATTCCCGAGTACGGCGTAATGGGCGCTGCGATAGCCACCAATATCGGCAGGGGTAGTGCCGTGCTGTTTCAATTGGCCATTTTGTTCTTTGGGTGGAGTGCGATTCAAATTAGGTTCAGGGACATCGTAATCCGTTTCAAGGTCATGATGAATCTTATCAAAGTTTCCTTAGGCGGTATTGCACAATTTTTGATCGGGACTTCCAGTTGGGTATTTCTGATGCGGATGATGGCCGAATTTGGTAGTGAGGTACTGGCCGGGTATACCATAGCGATTCGGATTATGCTCTTTACCTTAATGCCCTCATGGGGAATGAGCAATGCGGCGGCAACGCTGGTCGGGCAAAACTTGGGTGCTAAAAAACCGGACCGAGCGGAAACTTCCGTTTGGAAGACCGGAAAGTACAATGCGTATTTTATGGGTCTGGTTTCGTTGGTATACCTCTTTTTTGCGCATGAGCTTGTCGGTCTGTTTAACGACAATGCAATAGTCATTAAAAATGGTGGCCTTTGTTTGCAAATCATTGCAATCGGCTATATTTTCTATGCGTATGGTATGGTAGTTACCCAGGCATTTAACGGTGCAGGGGATACCGGCACGCCTACGAAAATCAATTTAGTGTGCTTTTGGATGTTCCAGCTTCCCTTCGCTTATTTGGCTGCAATTACATTTGAGCTAGGTGCCATGGGAGTCTTTATTGCCATTACGGCAGCCGAAGTGCTATTGGCCATCATTTCCATAGTTTGGTTTAGAAAAGGGAATTGGAAAAAGGTAGAGGTATAG